In Alphaproteobacteria bacterium, the following proteins share a genomic window:
- a CDS encoding glycosyltransferase, with protein sequence MRVRLLQAMAGAEHGGAEAFFVRLAIALERAGVEQRLVLRGYPDRLASLRAASIEPVTARFGGLLDLRSGGRLRAEIASFRPDVVLTWMNRASAFCPTPARAGHEFVSVGRLGGYYKLKYYRRCRHLIANTRHIASYLMDQGWPSERVHYLPNFVQAERAAAEPRARHQTPDGVPLLLGLGRLHPNKAFDTLLRALAELPEAHLWLAGEGPEQSRLEALTRELGLAARVRFLGWREDTAALYAAADVFVCPSRHEPLGNVVIEAWAQGLPVVAAAAAGPAALIGEGESGLLVPVDDPQALAAALRGLLDDSGLAARLAQGGLAAYRAEFNEDVVVARYLDFFARVSKT encoded by the coding sequence GGAGCATGGCGGTGCCGAGGCCTTTTTCGTGCGCCTCGCCATCGCGCTGGAGCGCGCCGGCGTTGAGCAGCGGCTGGTGTTGCGCGGTTATCCCGATCGCCTGGCGAGCCTGCGCGCCGCGAGCATCGAGCCGGTTACGGCACGCTTCGGCGGCCTCTTGGATTTGCGCAGCGGGGGCCGGCTGCGGGCCGAAATCGCCAGCTTTCGCCCCGACGTCGTGCTGACCTGGATGAACCGGGCCAGTGCTTTCTGCCCGACGCCGGCCCGGGCCGGCCACGAATTCGTCTCGGTCGGCCGGCTGGGCGGCTACTACAAGCTCAAGTACTACCGCCGCTGCCGCCACCTGATCGCCAATACCCGCCACATCGCCAGCTACCTGATGGACCAGGGCTGGCCGTCCGAACGCGTCCATTATCTGCCCAACTTCGTGCAGGCCGAGCGGGCGGCGGCCGAGCCCAGGGCGCGCCACCAAACGCCGGACGGCGTGCCGCTGTTGCTGGGGCTGGGCAGGCTGCACCCCAACAAGGCCTTCGACACCCTATTGCGGGCACTGGCGGAGCTTCCCGAAGCCCACCTCTGGTTGGCCGGCGAGGGGCCGGAACAATCCCGGCTCGAGGCGCTCACGCGCGAGCTTGGCCTGGCGGCGCGGGTGCGTTTTCTGGGTTGGCGCGAGGATACGGCGGCGCTTTATGCGGCGGCCGACGTCTTCGTCTGCCCCTCGCGCCACGAGCCGCTGGGCAATGTCGTCATCGAGGCCTGGGCCCAGGGCCTGCCGGTGGTGGCCGCTGCGGCGGCCGGGCCGGCGGCACTGATCGGCGAGGGCGAGAGCGGCCTTTTGGTGCCGGTCGACGATCCCCAAGCCCTGGCGGCGGCGCTGCGGGGGCTGCTGGACGATAGCGGCCTGGCGGCCCGTCTGGCGCAGGGCGGCCTGGCCGCCTACCGGGCCGAATTCAACGAAGACGTCGTGGTGGCCCGGTACCTCGACTTCTTCGCCCGTGTGAGCAAAACCTGA